The Coffea arabica cultivar ET-39 chromosome 1e, Coffea Arabica ET-39 HiFi, whole genome shotgun sequence genome has a window encoding:
- the LOC113705719 gene encoding ATP synthase subunit epsilon, mitochondrial: MASNAAVPFWRAAGMTYITYSNLCANLVRNCLKEPRRTEALSREKVHFSVSKWVDGKPEKPTIRSDTPEE, translated from the exons ATGGCGTCAAATGCAGCGGTGCCGTTCTGGAGGGCAGCCGGGATGACATACATCACCTATTCGAATTTGTGCGCGAATTTGGTCAGGAATTGCCTCAAGGAGCCCCGTAGGACCGAAGCTCTGTCTCGAGAGAAGGTCCATTTCTCAGTTTCCAAATGGGTGGATGGCAAGCCTGAGAAGCCCA CCATCCGCTCGGATACTCCGGAAGAATGA
- the LOC113705727 gene encoding putative germin-like protein 9-2, whose amino-acid sequence MVSFSFKFTLLSLLAIFANSWMAIARDPDTLTDFIVPSNLTGSKITGDFFTYHLNTTGNGGPDARETDVTMDEFPALNGQGVSLAVYTFPPRSAYPTHIHPRASELFLVTKGKVEVGLVDTANKLYTKPLQAGDVFLFPKGLVHYQYNALAGASASAVSFFGSASPGEVSLPTTLFATGIDDAILAKIFKTDVPTIQKLKSGLATPRF is encoded by the coding sequence ATGGTCTCGTTTTCATTCAAGTTTACTCTGCTAAGCCTTCTGGCTATCTTCGCCAATTCTTGGATGGCCATAGCACGAGATCCGGATACTTTAACAGATTTCATAGTGCCATCAAATCTGACTGGAAGTAAGATCACCGGTGACTTCTTTACCTACCATCTTAACACAACTGGAAACGGAGGTCCAGACGCACGAGAAACCGATGTCACAATGGATGAGTTCCCAGCTCTTAATGGCCAAGGTGTTTCACTTGCTGTTTATACTTTCCCTCCACGTAGCGCATATCCAACTCATATTCATCCTCGTGCTTCTGAGCTATTTCTTGTCACCAAAGGCAAGGTTGAGGTTGGTCTTGTGGATACCGCTAACAAGCTCTACACAAAACCCCTTCAAGCTGGGGATGTGTTTCTGTTCCCAAAGGGACTAGTACACTATCAGTACAATGCTCTTGCTGGAGCATCAGCGTCAGCTGTTTCTTTCTTTGGTAGTGCCAGTCCTGGAGAAGTTTCACTTCCTACAACTTTGTTTGCAACTGGTATTGATGATGCAATTCTCGCAAAGATATTCAAGACTGATGTTCCTACCATTCAGAAACTCAAGAGTGGTCTTGCAACACCCAGGTTTTAG
- the LOC113705738 gene encoding NAD(P)H-quinone oxidoreductase subunit N, chloroplastic-like, with protein sequence MAWSVCSYHGILLPSSTPEQQRLIFPSMTTSTLNMSGKQTCIGGGGGHCRKTNVACNVSLEDFIGGDLLKFDLGQWLSDVEEHKALAIYSPHEGGYEGRYLNRLRYQGYYFLDLTARGLGDPETTLTKFHPVCPPHVGKQPIARWYFPPEVDYRLSLLPPNAKGLVVWIIEAKVLSKAELQFLALLPTLRPRVRVIAECGNWRKFMWKPLKEIAGLPAQEGP encoded by the exons ATGGCATGGTCAGTCTGCTCATACCATGGAATTCTGCTACCTTCATCCACACCTGAGCAACAAAGGCTAATTTTCCCCAGCATGACAACAAGCACATTGAATATGAGCGGAAAGCAGACATGCATTGGAGGTGGTGGAGGGCACTGTAGGAAGACAAATGTTGCATGTAATGTTAGTCTAGAGGACTTCATTGGAGGCGATCTTCTCAAGTTTGATTTAGGCCAATGGTTATCAGATGTTGAAGAGCACAAAGCCTTAGCTATCTACTCTCCCCATGAGGGTGGCTATGAGGGTCGCTACCTCAACAGGCTAAGATATCAAGGCTATTATTTCTTGGACCTCACCGCTCGTGGACTTGGTGATCCTGAGACCACTCTCACTAAATTTCACCCTGTTTGTCCG CCGCATGTAGGGAAGCAGCCAATTGCTAGGTGGTATTTCCCACCAGAAGTTGATTATAGGCTCTCGTTACTTCCACCAAATGCCAAAGGACTTGTGGTTTGGATAATTGAAGCAAAG GTTTTGTCAAAGGCTGAACTGCAGTTTCTTGCATTACTTCCTACTTTGAGGCCTAGAGTCAGAGTGATTGCAGAATGTGGAAACTG GAGGAAGTTCATGTGGAAACCTCTCAAGGAAATTGCAGGATTACCAGCACAAGAGGGACCATAA
- the LOC113695080 gene encoding peroxidase 60-like → MSKVASVALVLGFIFVAFSGQCYGASPPLKVGFYQGKCNGTVDVEVVVGGVVKTWFSSDSTITPALLRMQFHDCFVTGCDASLLLDGSNSEKTAIPNLSVRGYGLIDAAKAAVEAICPGVVSCADIISMATRDAVSLSGGGRYIVQTGRRDGTVSLAKNVNLPAPSISVSNSINAFSKKGLSVVDMVYLLGGHTVGVAHCSLFQDRLYNFQNSGQPDNTMSPSLLFFLRTRCPQNATIDNTANLDQNPLSSSIVDNSYYQQIMLHRGVLQIDQELAQDPSTRGLVTAIAKGVDFSTKFGQALINLGAVQVLTGTQGQIRTSCRAVNTK, encoded by the exons ATGTCGAAAGTTGCCTCTGTAGCACTGGTCCTAGGGTTCATTTTTGTGGCATTCTCCGGCCAATGCTACGGGGCTTCACCACCACTTAAGGTTGGTTTCTACCAAGGAAAATGCAATGGTACGGTTGATGTTGAGGTGGTTGTTGGTGGAGTTGTCAAAACATGGTTCTCTAGCGATTCTACAATTACTCCTGCTCTACTAAGGATGCAATTCCATGATTGTTTCGTAACT GGTTGTGATGCATCTCTTCTTCTGGATGGAAGCAACAGCGAGAAAACTGCAATACCAAATTTAAGTGTTAGGGGATATGGTCTTATTGATGCGGCAAAGGCAGCTGTTGAGGCAATCTGCCCGGGTGTGGTCTCCTGTGCTGATATCATTTCAATGGCTACCAGAGATGCTGTATCCCTG AGTGGAGGAGGGCGATACATTGTACAAACTGGAAGGAGAGACGGGACAGTTTCGCTTGCAAAGAATGTGAATCTCCCAGCTCCTTCAATATCAGTCTCAAATTCCATCAATGCATTCTCCAAGAAAGGGCTTAGCGTAGTGGACATGGTTTATCTTCTTG GTGGCCATACTGTGGGAGTTGCTCATTGTTCCCTCTTCCAAGATCGTCTGTACAATTTCCAAAACAGTGGTCAACCTGATAATACCATGAGCCCATCGCTATTATTTTTCCTGAGAACGAGATGTCCTCAGAATGCAACAATTGATAACACAGCTAATCTTGATCAGAACCCTTTGAGTTCGTCAATTGTCGACAACTCTTATTATCAGCAAATAATGTTGCACAGAGGAGTTCTTCAAATTGATCAAGAATTGGCACAGGATCCATCAACCAGGGGCTTAGTAACTGCAATAGCAAAGGGGGTCGATTTTTCCACTAAGTTTGGTCAAGCCTTGATTAATTTGGGTGCTGTCCAAGTCCTCACAGGTACTCAAGGACAAATTAGGACGTCATGCAGGGCAGTCAATACGAAATGA
- the LOC113695089 gene encoding peroxidase 60-like, producing the protein MSKGAAVTLAMGLVFVGLLGQCYGASSPLQVGFYKGKCKGVDVEAIVGSVVRTWFFKDPTITAALLRMQFHDCFVKGCDASLLLDGSNSEKTAIPNLSVRGYDLIDAAKAAVEAICPGVVSCADIISMAARDAVSMSGGGRYPVETGRKDGTLSLATLVNLPPPFISVSDSIKAFQQKGLNVVDMVYLLGGHTVGVAHCSLFQDRLYNFQNSGQPDNTMSPLLRFFLRIRCPQNATVDNTVNLDQNPLSSLIVDNSYYKQTKLNRGILQIDQQLALDPLTKDIVTAIATRFDFSTKFGQAMVKMGAVEVLTGSQGEIRSSCRAVNKKGKGQ; encoded by the exons ATGTCGAAAGGTGCTGCAGTAACACTAGCCATGGGATTGGTTTTTGTGGGCTTGTTGGGGCAGTGCTATGGTGCTTCATCACCATTGCAGGTAGGGTTTTATAAGGGGAAATGCAAAGGGGTCGATGTTGAGGCGATTGTTGGCAGTGTGGTGAGAACGTGGTTCTTTAAGGATCCTACAATTACTGCTGCTCTCCTCCGCATGCAATTTCATGATTGCTTTGTTAAG GGTTGTGATGCATCTCTTCTTCTGGATGGAAGCAACAGTGAGAAAACTGCAATACCAAATTTAAGTGTTAGGGGGTATGATCTTATTGATGCGGCAAAGGCAGCTGTTGAGGCCATTTGCCCTGGTGTGGTCTCCTGTGCTGATATCATTTCAATGGCTGCTAGGGATGCGGTTTCCATG AGTGGTGGAGGACGGTACCCTGTAGAAACCGGGAGGAAAGACGGCACCTTGTCGCTTGCCACGCTTGTGAACCTGCCGCCACCCTTTATATCGGTCTCGGATTCTATCAAAGCATTTCAGCAGAAAGGGCTTAATGTGGTGGACATGGTTTATCTTCTTG GTGGGCACACCGTGGGAGTTGCTCATTGTTCCCTCTTCCAAGATCGTCTCTACAACTTCCAAAACAGTGGCCAACCAGACAATACCATGAGCCCTTTGCTGCGATTTTTCCTGAGAATCAGGTGTCCTCAAAATGCTACAGTTGATAACACAGTCAATCTGGATCAGAACCCTTTGAGCTCTTTAATTGTTGACAACTCCTATTACAAGCAAACAAAATTGAACAGAGGAATTCTGCAAATTGATCAACAACTGGCCCTGGACCCATTGACCAAGGACATTGTAACTGCAATAGCAACCAGGTTCGATTTCTCCACAAAGTTTGGTCAAGCCATGGTTAAAATGGGTGCTGTTGAAGTCCTAACAGGAAGCCAGGGGGAGATTAGGAGTTCTTGCAGGGCAGTTAACAAAAAGGGCAAGGGACAATGA